The genomic stretch AAGTTAGCCGTAAATCTGCGTTAAAGATTCGAGTGGATGTTTTTTGTATGAAAGCATCAATTGGAGTGGTACCACGGGAATTTATCTCGTCTCTTTTATTAGAGACGAGTTTTTTTATTTATCAGAGCGTTTTTTATCTAGAAAGGGAGGAATCTAAATGTTAGATTTTAAAGTAGAGATAGCTAAATTAGTGAGCGGACAAGTAGAAGGATTATCAGAAACAGAAGTACTTGAGTTAATTGAGACACCACCAGATTTTAAAATGGGAGATTATGCTATGCCATGTTTCAAATTGGCAAAAGCATTTAGAAAAGCGCCACAAATTATTTCTGAAGAAATAACTAAGTCGTTGAGTGATAGCAAGTATTTTAGTGAAGTGAAAAATGTTGGACCATATGTAAACTTCTTTGTAAACAGAGCACTTTTTGCAGAGAGCGTATTAAAAGATGTATCAGAGCAAAAAGAATGTTATGGATCATCTAATATGGGAGAAGGAAAGAGAGTTATAGTTGAATATTCATCACCTAATATAGCTAAGCCTTTCCATATAGGACATATAAGAACAACTGTAATAGGTAGCTCGCTTTACAAGATTTATAAATTTTTGGGATTTGATGCTGTTGCAATCAATCACCTAGGAGATTATGGAACACAATTTGGTAAACTTATAGTGGCTTATAAAAAGTGGGGTAAACAAGAACTTATTGAAGAAGCACCTATAAAAGAATTACTTAAATTATACGTTCAATTTCACAAAGAAGCAGAGAGCAACCCTGAATTAGAAGATGAAGCAAGAAATTGGTTTAGAAAACTAGAAGAAGGAGATCAAGAAGCATACGATCTTTGGAAATGGTTTAAAGATGAGAGTATGAAAGAATTCAACAAAGTTTATGATATGATGAACATCCATTTCGATTCATTTGCTGGTGAAAGTTTCTATTCTGATAAAATGCCTAAAATCGTTGAAGAAATGGAAGCAAAAGGTATATTACAGGAATCAGAAGGAGCTACTATAGTAGATTTAGAAGAATACAATATGCCACCTGCGCTTATCAAAAAGAGCGATGGATCTACACTTTATATCACTCGTGATATAGCAGCAGCTTGCTACAGAAAAGAAACTTACGATTTTTATAAAAATATATATGTAGTTGGTTCAGAGCAAAAACTACACTTTGAACAATGGATGAAAGTTGTAGAACTTATGGGACATGAATGGGCTAAAGATTGTATCCACGTTCCATTTGGTCTTATAAACTTAAAGGACGGAACATTGTCTACTCGTAAAGGTAATGTTGTATTTCTTGAAGATGTTTTATCAAAAGCAGTTGCTAAAACTAAAGAGATTATTGAGAGCAAGAATCCTAACTTAGAAAACAAAGAAGAAGTTGCTAAACAAGTAGGTATAGGAGCTATATTATTCCAAGAATTGTTTAATGGTAGAATAAAAGATTACGAATTCAATTGGGATCGTGCATTGTCATTTGAAGGAGAGACAGGTCCTTATGTACAATACACTTATAGCCGTGCAAATAGTATACTTAGAAAAGCGGAAGTAGAAACTAGTGTTGATGTAGATTATAGCTTGCTTCAAGATGAAGCTTCAATGAATGTAATCAGATTGATACAAGGATTCCCTAAAGTTATAGTTGATGCTATGGAGAAAAATGAGCCAAGTATTATTACTAGAAGAACAGTTGACATGGCTCAAGCGTTTAATAGATTCTATCAAGAATGTCCTATTATGACTGCAGAAACCGAAGAATTAAAAATGGCTAGATTGTTGTTAGTTGAATGTACAAAAACAGCTATAAGAAATGGTTTGAATTTATTAGGAATTGAAACTCCAGAGAGAATGTAGGAGTCAGTATTTTATTATTAGATAAATTATACAAAAAGCTTCAGTATGTAAATTGGAGCTTTTTGTTTTTTTATTGACTAAAAAATATAGTGTTGAAAACACTGGAACTTCAATCAAAAGTCATTATTTACAAAAAATGTCAAGATTACAATTTGATTAAAAGACTTGATTTTTGCAAGACACCTCATATATAATAGCGTTTATGTTAGGAGGTGGATGAGATGATTCAGAAAAAGAAAATTGCAATCGTGATGATGATAGCTCTTGTAGTGGGATTTTTATTTGTTAATAAAGCTGAAATAAGTGAAGAGAAAGATGCAATAATATTAAAAACTACAGAGCTAGCTAAGACGATAGATCCAGTTGATTTAGAGCCATTAATCGAAATTTGGACCAGAGATAATCTCATCAAGTATATAAATGAAGAAAGTAAGCTTGGCGAAGATGTGTCAACTTATTTATATGATCAATGTATAGAAAAAGAACTAGATCCAGTTTTAGTACTGGGGTTGATAAAACTAGAGAGTAATTTTGATACAAACCTAGTAAGTTATGCCGGAGCTAGAGGGCTTGGACAGTTGATGGAAAATACAGCTAAACCATGGGCTAAAAATTTGGGTATAGAATATAGTAGAGAGAAACTATTTGAGCCTAAGTATAATATAAGGCTTTTTACATCACATCTACAATATTTATTTAAAGTATATGACAATGATATACATCAAGTGCTTACTGCGTACAACAGAGGTCAGGGTGGATTGAAAAAATATGTGGCATCTCGTGGTGGGCATAGAAATCCAGCTGAGAGCGTTTACTCAAATAGAGTAATTCAATTGACTTCAAATTACAGAAAAAACCTTGAGAACGAACAGTAAATAGAAGACATAATTAGGAGAGGATGACATGGAAGAGCGGATAATAGAAGCTTTTTGGCATGGCATAGTAAAAGACGTAAGAGAATATCAAAAAATAGAACACGATAAAGGGTATTTTAGTTTTGAAGAAGAGGGTCAGTGGTCGTACAAGACAGAGATACTTCTTATAACCATAAAATCACTCAGACCATTACAAGAAAAGGTAGCCATAGAAATAGATTCAAGTAGATTTTTAGAAGAACTTAAATTGTGGAGATATTACAGACACGGAAGTTCTAAAAAGCTAATATATTTAGGTGATGATAATTTAGATTATTATTGGGAAAAAGGCGATGAATTACTAGCGCTCAGAGGAATTGTATTGGCACTTGTTAATTCTAGAAAGTCTGAACTCCAAGATGTACTTTTGAAGCATATACTTTGGTCTACAGGATCATTAGAATCTTTATTTGAAATTTATGCTCTTAGCATGAGTATGTATTACTGGCAAATAAACAAGGGTAATATAGATAAGGATAGAATGAGAGAGTTAGTAAAAGAAGAGCTCATGTCATTTTCTAGAGAACGCTACTTAGATTTATATGGCAAACATTATAGAAAACCGTTAGAAACTAGAGCGGGACATTTAAATGTAGATTTTGAAAGAGAAAAAATAAAGATACTTACAAGGATAGATTCGTGGTTAGAAAATAGAGAAAAGCTAAGAGAACATGAAGTATTTTATGAAATATTTATAGAAGCATTAGTGGAAAAAAATGCAGAAGATGGTGAACTTTTAGTTAAGGATCAAGACTTTATTGAAGCAATTTTGAATTACTTGATAAGGCTTAGAAAAGGTAGGGTTCAACCTTCAAACCTAAAAACCAAATTCAAACATTTGAATGACCCATTTGAATATTCTGAAGGTGAACGAATAGTGCATGATTTGCTAAAAGAAGCAGTTGTATTAAAAAAAGGGGAAA from Tissierellales bacterium encodes the following:
- the argS gene encoding arginine--tRNA ligase, whose translation is MLDFKVEIAKLVSGQVEGLSETEVLELIETPPDFKMGDYAMPCFKLAKAFRKAPQIISEEITKSLSDSKYFSEVKNVGPYVNFFVNRALFAESVLKDVSEQKECYGSSNMGEGKRVIVEYSSPNIAKPFHIGHIRTTVIGSSLYKIYKFLGFDAVAINHLGDYGTQFGKLIVAYKKWGKQELIEEAPIKELLKLYVQFHKEAESNPELEDEARNWFRKLEEGDQEAYDLWKWFKDESMKEFNKVYDMMNIHFDSFAGESFYSDKMPKIVEEMEAKGILQESEGATIVDLEEYNMPPALIKKSDGSTLYITRDIAAACYRKETYDFYKNIYVVGSEQKLHFEQWMKVVELMGHEWAKDCIHVPFGLINLKDGTLSTRKGNVVFLEDVLSKAVAKTKEIIESKNPNLENKEEVAKQVGIGAILFQELFNGRIKDYEFNWDRALSFEGETGPYVQYTYSRANSILRKAEVETSVDVDYSLLQDEASMNVIRLIQGFPKVIVDAMEKNEPSIITRRTVDMAQAFNRFYQECPIMTAETEELKMARLLLVECTKTAIRNGLNLLGIETPERM
- a CDS encoding transglycosylase SLT domain-containing protein codes for the protein MIQKKKIAIVMMIALVVGFLFVNKAEISEEKDAIILKTTELAKTIDPVDLEPLIEIWTRDNLIKYINEESKLGEDVSTYLYDQCIEKELDPVLVLGLIKLESNFDTNLVSYAGARGLGQLMENTAKPWAKNLGIEYSREKLFEPKYNIRLFTSHLQYLFKVYDNDIHQVLTAYNRGQGGLKKYVASRGGHRNPAESVYSNRVIQLTSNYRKNLENEQ